In Mytilus galloprovincialis chromosome 1, xbMytGall1.hap1.1, whole genome shotgun sequence, the following are encoded in one genomic region:
- the LOC143051422 gene encoding protein phosphatase 1H-like isoform X1 has protein sequence MLHSNKRQPQAHDLEKVHTECDDLITMWGKLQGAIDRFSKIAQPGEEQEATNSKPRKFTYGRPEFLQLNDDEVQVCQDIYTRPIIVPRDEMLLLRTAGYAEVINGGKSKLNEDQSTSKQFFIKKKSVRNGAAATEIPLEPITDGGPMNEIPVTYFAIFDGHAGPDAAVMASKLLHKLIEEKLNGVKDFIFEIAGPTKGQLGESKHDSKSISIHSLVIGALEQSFISMDQQIIDEKQNYTISGGCAVIVALFLLGKLYIANAGDCRAIYCNKKVTVQLSNDMTPHYERQRIMIQAMTRPELIGEDFTYNEYTRRITRNDIGKRILYRGPMMTGWSYKVADEDDLKVPLIFKLGGKSRLMQTIGVSRGFGDHDLRVFDSRIYLKPLLSAVPEVKVFDLKSNVEDAVLVMASDGLWDVITTEDVRTTVYNVLNQSRKDDPKRFNAVAQELVMQARGTPIHGMNGWTKKDGTAGSFDDITVLVIPLGDGV, from the exons atgttacacagcaacaaaagacaaccacagGCCCATGACTTGGAAaaggtacatacagaatgtg ATGATTTGATTACAATGTGGGGAAAATTACAAGGTGCTATTGACAGGTTTTCTAAGATAGCACAACCTGGTGAAGAACAAGAAGCAACAAACAGTAAACCAAGAAAATTCACTTATGGCCGTCCTGAATTCTTGCAACTGAACGATGATGAAGTACAAGTTTGTCAAGATATCTATACACGACCTATTATTGTTCCTAGAGATGAAATGCTGTTACTTAGGACAGCTGGATATGCTGA GGTTATAAATGGTGgtaaaagtaaattaaatgaaGACCAATCCACGTCCAAACAATTTTTTATCAAGAAGAAATCAGTAAGAAATGGTGCAGCAGCCACAGAAATTCCACTGGAACCAATAACTGATGGGGGACCA ATGAATGAGATTCCAGTGACCTACTTTGCCATATTTGATGGACATGCTGGCCCTGATGCTGCAGTGATGGCTTCTAAATTGTTACATAAACTGATTGAG GAAAAGTTGAATGGTGTAAAAGACTTTATTTTTGAAATAGCAGGTCCTACAAAAGGTCAGCTTGGAGAATCAAAGCACGATTCAAAATCCATATCCATCCATAGTTTAGTGATTGGTGCACTGGaacaatcttttatttcaatg GACCAACAAATAATAGACGAGAAACAGAACTATACAATTTCAGGAGGTTGTGCTGTAATTGTTGCTTTATTTTTACTGGGTAAACTATACATTGCCAATGCTGGGGATTGCAG AGCAATCTACTGTAACAAAAAAGTAACTGTACAGTTATCCAATGATATGACACCTCATTATGAAAGACAGAGGATAATGATTCAG GCCATGACACGTCCGGAATTAATTGGAGAAGACTTCACTTACAACGAATATACAAGACGGATAACCAGAAATGATATTGGGAAAAGAATACTGTATAGAGGACCAATGATGACTGGATG gtcttACAAAGTAGCTGATGAAGATGATTTGAAAGTGCCATTAATATTTAAACTTGGAGGAAAG TCGAGACTTATGCAGACCATTGGTGTTTCTAGAGGTTTTGGGGACCATGATTTGAGAGTTTTTGATTCCAGAATATATTTAAAACCACTTTTGTCTGCTGTTCCAGAG gtaAAAGTTTTTGATCTGAAATCCAACGTTGAAGATGCTGTATTAGTAATGGCCTCTGATGGATTATGGGATGTGATAACAACAGAAGATGTGAGAACTACTGTATATAATGTGTTAAATCAGAGTAGGAAGGACGATCCTAAAAG